One region of Myxococcus stipitatus genomic DNA includes:
- a CDS encoding autorepressor SdpR family transcription factor — protein MRTQEVFKAISDPTRRKVLKLLQGGSKSAGELAEAFDITKGSLSHHFNVLKAADLVRCERRGQQIVYSLNTTVFEDVAAVLLDLFKVDKGNGERS, from the coding sequence ATGCGAACGCAGGAGGTCTTCAAGGCCATTTCGGACCCGACGCGGCGCAAGGTGCTCAAGCTCCTGCAAGGCGGCTCGAAGTCCGCGGGAGAGCTCGCCGAGGCGTTCGACATCACGAAGGGGTCGCTGTCGCATCACTTCAACGTGCTCAAAGCGGCGGACCTGGTTCGCTGTGAGCGCCGAGGGCAGCAAATCGTCTACTCCCTCAACACGACCGTGTTCGAGGACGTAGCCGCGGTCCTGCTCGACCTCTTCAAGGTCGACAAGGGGAATGGAGAGCGGTCATGA
- a CDS encoding SdpI family protein translates to MKMSRANVLSLGLVIAAFAMAFILYGRLPESIPTHWNAEGVVNGHTPKPWGPFVLPLLMVAVYLFLVAVPRISPRDFRVTRFQGVFEGIQLASVAFLFLINAMVLLSGIGIPMPMARVTPAATGLLLMIFGNFMGKFTKNFFCGIRTPWTLASDEVWLRTHRLGGRLFVLAGAIVLVSGLLGGGPVPVIAAISIAAVTPVVYSYILYRRLEGDHRGPTDGAGSHRSA, encoded by the coding sequence ATGAAGATGAGCCGAGCCAATGTGCTGAGCCTGGGACTCGTCATCGCGGCGTTCGCGATGGCCTTCATTCTCTATGGCCGATTGCCGGAGTCGATTCCCACGCACTGGAATGCCGAGGGCGTGGTGAATGGGCATACGCCCAAGCCCTGGGGCCCCTTCGTCCTCCCGCTGCTGATGGTCGCTGTGTACCTGTTCCTGGTGGCCGTGCCGCGGATCTCCCCCAGGGACTTTCGCGTGACGCGGTTCCAGGGTGTCTTCGAGGGCATCCAGTTGGCGTCGGTCGCGTTCCTGTTCCTGATCAACGCCATGGTCCTGCTCTCGGGCATCGGCATTCCCATGCCGATGGCGCGCGTGACTCCGGCGGCCACGGGTCTGCTCCTCATGATCTTTGGCAACTTCATGGGGAAGTTCACCAAGAACTTCTTCTGTGGCATCCGGACGCCCTGGACGCTCGCGAGCGACGAGGTGTGGCTGCGCACGCATCGACTCGGTGGACGGCTCTTCGTCCTCGCGGGAGCCATCGTCCTCGTCTCGGGGCTGCTCGGCGGCGGGCCCGTCCCCGTGATCGCGGCAATCTCCATCGCGGCGGTGACGCCCGTGGTCTACTCGTACATCCTCTATCGGCGCCTCGAGGGGGACCACCGCGGGCCGACGGATGGGGCGGGCTCTCATCGTTCTGCGTGA